A DNA window from Tachysurus fulvidraco isolate hzauxx_2018 chromosome 4, HZAU_PFXX_2.0, whole genome shotgun sequence contains the following coding sequences:
- the LOC113644963 gene encoding 2'-deoxynucleoside 5'-phosphate N-hydrolase 1-like — MNIYFCGSIRGGRQDVKIYQKIVQKLQTYGQVLSHDDVSEKGEDAVSGGDEAIYDRDMEWLAQSDVVVAEVTQPSFGVGYEIGQAMAMKKPILCLFRPSSGRVLSAMIQRAEGKLGRPLFQVRDYEEEDVEGIMENYFGELTKI, encoded by the exons atgaatatatatttttgtggaAGTATCAGAGGAGGAAGGCAGGATGTGAAGATTTATCAAAAAATCGTGCAGAAACTGCAGACCTACGGACAGGTTTTAAGCCACGATGATGTATCAGAGAAAG GTGAAGATGCTGTATCGGGTGGAGACGAGGCTATCTATGACCGTGATATGGAGTGGCTGGCTCAGTCTGACG TCGTTGTTGCTGAAGTAACCCAACCATCCTTTGGTGTGGGTTATGAAATCGGTCAAGCCATGGCCATGAAAAAGCCGATTCTCTGCCTTTTCCGGCCCTCTTCAGGGAGAG tgCTGTCTGCAATGATACAGCGTGCTGAGGGCAAGTTGGGCAGACCTCTCTTTCAGGTACGGGATTATGAGGAAGAGGATGTTGAAGGCATCATGGAGAATTATTTTGGTGAACTTACCAAGATCTAA
- the mea1 gene encoding male-enhanced antigen 1 isoform X2 gives MEVERTLVMGPERVFPSSEEDLGQERLGEEWSGEDGEEEDGAPGEEEHNSAGYYYQPLNQEPDGVSNTPLDQNDTTPHADQLQEVQDRIEAMGLFLPQPPAPDSDEEEDLEAAAAQHSHASIPMDPDHVELVKRTMAAVNLPSLGIPAWAREISDDQWKDMVQQTLQTRQSSGGLLLQRK, from the exons ATGGAAGTGGAGAGGACCCTGGTTATGGGTCCAGAAAGAGTGTTTCCGAGCTCGGAGGAGGATCTGGGACAGGAGCGACTGGGGGAGGAATGGAGCGGTGAGGACGGTGAGGAAGAGGACGGGGCACCTGGTGAGGAAGAGCACAACAGCGCAGGTTATTATTATCAACCACTGAACCAGGAGCCTGATGGTGTCTCCAACACACCGCTGGATCAAAACGACACGACGCCACACGCCGATCAGTTGCAGGAGGTGCAGGACAGAATAGAG GCCATGGGCTTGTTCCTGCCTCAGCCACCAGCTCCAGACAGCGATGAGGAGGAGGATCTAGAAGCTGCTGCTGCACAACACAGCCATGCGTCTATTCCTATGGATCCTG ATCATGTTGAGCTCGTTAAAAGGACCATGGCAGCAGTGAACTTGCCATCTCTGGGGATCCCAGCTTGGGCTCGTGAGATTTCAGATGACCAGTGGAAGGACATGGTGCAGCAGACTCTCCAAACCCGGCAGAGCTCAGGAGGCCTCTTACTGCAACGCAAATGA
- the mea1 gene encoding male-enhanced antigen 1 isoform X1, translated as MALPLPCGSIRCVLSFSRDLKCLFIIVCLYTVKKVSTVDSVDIGIALNPWMEVERTLVMGPERVFPSSEEDLGQERLGEEWSGEDGEEEDGAPGEEEHNSAGYYYQPLNQEPDGVSNTPLDQNDTTPHADQLQEVQDRIEAMGLFLPQPPAPDSDEEEDLEAAAAQHSHASIPMDPDHVELVKRTMAAVNLPSLGIPAWAREISDDQWKDMVQQTLQTRQSSGGLLLQRK; from the exons ATGGCACTTCCGCTTCCGTGCGGAAGTATACGGTGCGTTTTGAGCTTCAGCCGAGATCTtaagtgtttgtttataattgtttgtttatacacAGTGAAGAAAGTGTCGACCGTGGACAGCGTCGATATAg GAATAGCTTTGAACCCGTGGATGGAAGTGGAGAGGACCCTGGTTATGGGTCCAGAAAGAGTGTTTCCGAGCTCGGAGGAGGATCTGGGACAGGAGCGACTGGGGGAGGAATGGAGCGGTGAGGACGGTGAGGAAGAGGACGGGGCACCTGGTGAGGAAGAGCACAACAGCGCAGGTTATTATTATCAACCACTGAACCAGGAGCCTGATGGTGTCTCCAACACACCGCTGGATCAAAACGACACGACGCCACACGCCGATCAGTTGCAGGAGGTGCAGGACAGAATAGAG GCCATGGGCTTGTTCCTGCCTCAGCCACCAGCTCCAGACAGCGATGAGGAGGAGGATCTAGAAGCTGCTGCTGCACAACACAGCCATGCGTCTATTCCTATGGATCCTG ATCATGTTGAGCTCGTTAAAAGGACCATGGCAGCAGTGAACTTGCCATCTCTGGGGATCCCAGCTTGGGCTCGTGAGATTTCAGATGACCAGTGGAAGGACATGGTGCAGCAGACTCTCCAAACCCGGCAGAGCTCAGGAGGCCTCTTACTGCAACGCAAATGA